From Loxodonta africana isolate mLoxAfr1 chromosome 2, mLoxAfr1.hap2, whole genome shotgun sequence, the proteins below share one genomic window:
- the LOC111749999 gene encoding LOW QUALITY PROTEIN: uncharacterized protein LOC111749999 (The sequence of the model RefSeq protein was modified relative to this genomic sequence to represent the inferred CDS: inserted 3 bases in 3 codons; substituted 3 bases at 3 genomic stop codons) encodes MATGSGATTRPAHPLCGEAERIIALPATDRRRLALAMLXSPEMRCKQTIRTLCKAVLTAVFLTFKNPVIKVKPVITGQAVTWLLQLYGXSEVPNDSQHGLGLYHATLSILITLFKDSSHMRSAENRFKVFKAAANTDVVHLPYSAISVSAYVIYMAALPWCHRVLGRILSTKFTGPAQQMMVXVHMVVXWSQRTTLNALNRFLNECDLSLILIPEIKDEIPQFNEAYERFREKTGEWFPYANVIRHPEAQDVITAAFPNLASAALYHAAEXQNYRAGKHIKGALPESXLESAFEHKIPRIYTAEEWAMPHSLGIPSEVSNQVSQIPAEAQSPMEDD; translated from the exons ATGGCGACTGGCTCAGGTGCCACAACAAGGCCTGCGCACCCTCTTTGCGGTGAGGCCGAGAGGATCATTGCTCTGCCTGCCACTGACAGACGTCGGCTTGCCCTGGCCATGTTATAATCTCCAGAAATGAGGTGTAAACAAACTATTAGGACCCTGTGCAAGGCTGTCTTAACTGCTGTTTTCCTGACCTTCAAAAATCCTGTCATCAAGGTCAAACCTGTCATTACTGGACAAGCAGTTACTTGGCTACTGCAGTTATACG ATTCTGAAGTTCCCAATGATTCGCAACATGGACTTGGGTTATACCATGCAACACTAAGCATTCTCATCACATTGTTCAAGGACAGTAGCCATATGAGGTCTGCAGAAAACAGGTTCAAAGTGTTCAAGGCAGCAGCTAATACAGACGTTGTCCACCTACCATATTCTGCTATTAGTGTATCTGCTTATGTCATCTACATGGCTGCTCTGCCCTGGTGTCATAGAGTCTTGGGTAGAATTTTAAGTACCAAATTTACAGGACCAGCCCAACAGATGATGGTGTAAGTCCATATGGTGGTTTGATGGTCACAGAGGACTACTCTCAATGCTCTTAACAGGTTTCTTAACGAGTGTGATTTGAGCTTGATCCTAATACCTGAAATAAAAGATGAGATACCCCAGTTCAATGAAGCATATGAGAGATTTCGTGAAAAAACTGGAGAATGGTTTCCTTATGCCAATGTAATAAGACACCCTGAAGCCCAGGACGTAATTACGGCAGCATTTCCAAACCTGGCTTCCGCAGCCCTGTATCATGCAGCAG AGCAAAACTATAGAGCAGGGAAACACATTAAGGGAGCGCTCCCTGAAA AACTCGAAAGTGCTTTTGAGCACAAAATTCCACGTATCTATACTGCAGAAGAGTGGGCAATGCCACACTCCCTAGGCATTCCCAGTGAAGTGAGTAACCAAGTGTCACAGATACCAGCAGAGGCACAGTCACCCATGGAAGATGATTAA